The window acaaccaaaaaaataaaaaattattttttattctcaaagattttttttttaaaaaaatatccttttaattatttctacttctttttttctaaagatatttaaaaaaataattatataaatataaataataattaaaaataaaacaaaaaataaatttaaaacatttcaaattcttgaatactatttattctataaaacataccgttttcaaaaattgttttttaaaatagttaccaaGCTTGAAGGTCTGTTTAGGTTCGAGTTCGAGTTTGATTTTCGTTTTAGTAcctgttttagtttttatttttatttttattttttcgagTTTTGTAACATAATTCAAACTTCCTCCTAGTTTTCACGAAAAAACCTTCTAATTCTTTATTATCACAAAAGTTATGTGAGCATTTTATCAGGGACAACATTTTCACCTTTTAAATGCAAAAATTAAAGTGAGATGAGATCATGAGAGTGGGTAGTTTGAATACACTCAAACATGTGAAAACTATAAAAGAGGGTCATTGTTAGATCTGATTAGCTGACCACCCAATGAAAACCCTTCAACTCGATGACTTCAAGACCACGTGTATGGTGTAGGATCATCGTCCACACTCGACCTCTGTGGTATGGGCCGCGTTCAAAATTTTCTCTGTTGCACCTCACGTGACTCGCCACTCGGACTTCCTGTGATATGGACTCCTGTTGAACCACCCCTTCCAAAAGGCTACACATGAGTAAGATAACATAAAaggatacaattttttttttccctagaaTTGAGAATTCGCTCCGTTATCATTTATAACAATtcatatcttttaaaattttagaatcgaAAATTAGTTATGTTaccattattataatttatttctttttaaaatttcttataataCCATTTATAACCATTTATTTCCTCGTATATTATTATCTCATTTGCCTAATCTTATAAAGATTTTGTGTTTATACAAGGAAAAATTGAtattattcataaataaatgTGATATTAATTACTAATATGTATgaactcattttaattaaatagatgcattttaaagttgtaagaatttatttcacttaaatCGAGCAGAATCtatataaaatgatttgaatttataatttttgaatttggtaTGATATTAAAaccaatatatatttttttttaaattcattctTGCAAGTTTTCAAATAGtggtaattatttttctaatttaaaattactttattctttttaataaaatacttcaaatactcataaaattttcatgttgcATTTTCTCTTGGGTTTCTTCCCAGGTTACGCGCGCATGACGCGTGAATGCAGCGGCCGTGTGAACAAATGCATTCTGCAACGAGCGATTTCAACATGAAACGCGTGTCAGACAGATGTAGTGGCACGTCAGTAATTCTTGACTCAGCACAAAAACaaattgccaaaaaaaaaaaaagagacttCCAAATTCCAGAatgatttttaggaaatgaaaaagttgggaGGAAATTCTAGAAGAATGGGAACAACCGAGGATCTTTAAACCACCCAAAATTGGTAGCTCCCCCTTGCCTATTTATTCTCCACTTGCGGTTATACGCAGCATATATGATATGAATGCGGAAACGCTAGGATTCTCCCCCCACTCCTCCATCCTTAAGATCTGTCCTCTTCCTATCTTCCACCACCACCTTGCTGTCTCTTTGTCCTCCTTCGCTACCCATTCATGATGCATTGAGGAGGCAAAAGAAGAGCAGGGAGACTCAGGAGATCATCATCAGGAgattgggtttgggtttgggttcGGCCGAGAATAATAAATGGGAGAGGATGGAGAAGCTCAGGCCAAGGCGCCGGCGAGGGGGAGGAAGGCAGATGAAGAGAAGGTTCCCTTTTACAAGCTCTTCTCCTTTGCGGACAAACTAGACGTGGGGTTGATGATTGTAGGGACAGTGTGCGCCATGGCCAATGGCATGACGCAGCCCCTCATGACACTTATATTCGGTCAACTTATCAACACCTTCGGCGACTCTGATCCTTCCCATGTCGTCCATGAAGTCTCCAGGGtttgttctttgttttgatTCTCATTATTTCATTCCCGACACATTAGTTGTTAGTTTTTGATCGATTATATGACTTGCATGTATAAAAACTTGTGAGTGGTAGTGCATGATAAATCTTGTTTTTAAATCTTGATcagaaaaagagaagagaaaacaTCTCAAGGGTTGACGTATAATAGATCGATATTGATCTTGGATTGCGATGGAACTGATTGAGAGACGAGTTAATGCGTAATAACATATGAGTTGGCTGGCTGGTTCCTGAGAAAATGGATGAAAACAAAAGATGTAGCCATCTGGGTTGGAATTGTTTCAAGAttctgaattttcttttcttttcttttcttttcttttgtttcactttctgggcaaccaaacagagccaTTAATGCGGCTTTGCTTTACGTTACAGCAACACGGCAGGACAGTGGGAGGGGGTTCAAACCCAATAGCAAATCTGATAATTGTGTTTCCTATAAATGTTGAATTTAGGTGTCCTTCCTAGGAATGGAGGAAAACTTTCCCTTCTCTCTTTAAGCGTGAAGAAAAAACTTGCCTTTTTCTCCTTTATCAGAAAATCAGGGTACAACACTTTGGTAAATCTTCCCCCTTCCAACTTACCAACTTATCTAAATAAAGCCTTTCATCCGAAGACCATTCTGGGTACAAGAATTAGTCAAACTTTTTTCCACTTACACAAATAGAAAAGGAAACCAACTTACCTAAATAGAAAATTAGACCATCTGGTATTCTCATTTCCCAAGTAGCTTCAGGTGAATTAGGAATTGAAGCTGAAGTATAGTTTATCCAAAACAGGGGTATTCTAGCTATTTCCAATGTTCATAACAGAACATGCTGTTGTACTTGCAGAAAATTAATTTGACAAGTCCAATATGGGCGAACTTTATCATTTTCCCATatctgaaaatgaaaaagtaatcAATATGTGGACTGAGTATTATTCTAAAGCTGATGAAGCCTGTACTCATGGAATCAAATCCAGCTTAGCATGCATATACAATGATATTATCGTGTACCTCACCCGTATGTATGTACCGTGTGTTTTCAGGTATCCTTAAAGTTTgtatacttggctattggttcGGGCATCGCTTCTCTCCTACGTATGTTCAAATGACTCCTTTATCCCCCCCAACTTTTGCATGATTGCACATTCTTTCTTGGATATTCCTAGGCTAATGTTAGCATGTGGCCATGGTGGAATGCAAGCTTGATTTCATCTTAGCTTGCAATTGGGCTTAAAATCATGGCAGAATCCCTAAAAGCTAGACTCCTACTGGTCCATTGGCCTAGCTGGGCTTTGTGAAACCCAGCTTTGAGCTGCTCATATCCAACATTTATGTAAGAGGTCTTATGTGAATGCAGAGGTTCTGTTTCGTGGTTTTGAATTTAAGTCTGAAATTGTCTGACCCAACTAAGTAATcttgaagttttggaaagaaaaCCTCAAATAAGTTACCTGTCATTGTCACAGAGGTGTCGAGCTGGATGGTAACAGGGGAAAGACAGGCAACGCGGATTCGAGGATTGTACTTGAAAACAATATTGAGACAGGACATAGCATTCTTTGACACTGAAACCACAACTGGAGAGGTCATTGGAAGGATGTCTGGAGACACGATTCTTATTCAAGATGCCATGGGTGAAAAGGTGCACTCTCCACTTTGATATATGCTATGATTCTGTTCTGGAGTgggtcttttttatttattatgttgtCTATCTTCCATGTTCTTCTGGATGGAATGCATACATGTATATGTATTTGAATATGTTGAACCGCATGGACATCCCTAATGAATTGCTTTGGGCAGGTGGGGAAGTTCATACAACTAATGTCAACTTTTTTGGGCGGCTTCATAATTGCCTTTGCAAGAGGATGGCTTCTCTCCCTTGTTTTGCTTCCAAGCATTCCCCTTCTGGTGATTTCGGGTGGGACCATGGCGATTATCATGTCAAGAATGTCAAGCCGTGGGCAACTAGCTTATGCAGAAGCTGGAAATGTAGTAGAACAAACAGTTGGAGCAATTAGAACAGTAAGGCACTGAGTTCATACAAGcttaaacaaatatatattctTCAAATTACTAACTCAATTCTCTGTGGATCTGCAAGGTTGCATCATTCACTGGGGAAAAGAAAGCGATCAAAAACTATGATAATAAGCTGCATATTGCGTATGCTTCCACTGTTCAACAAGGGCTGGCCTCAGGCATAGGGCTTGGTACAGTCCTACTAATTATCTTCGGTACATACGGTCTTGCCATGTGGTATGGATCCAAGCTGGTTATAGAGAGAGGATATGATGGTGGACGAGTCATCAATTGTATAATGGCCATCATGTCTGGAGGAATGTAAGTAGAGCGTTACATTGATTTTAGGAATGACTATTTTGTGACTGAAACATAAGTTTACCCTCTTTGTTGCTTTGTTGATCAATAGTTGTGGCAATATCATCACTAAATTTAAACATCCAAATTTAATATCCTCCTGATTAATGTATTGATGCGTGACCACCTCTCTTACCTTTGTTTGCAAATGTTCTTGGACTAGGTCGTTGGGCCAAACATCCCCATGCTTGAATGCATTTGCAGCAGGACAAGCTGCAGCATATAAGATGTTTGAGACTATCAAACGAAAACCACAAATTGATGCCTATGATACTAGTGGGACTGTGTTAGAAGATATTAGGGGTGAAATTGAACTCAAAGACGTGTATTTCAACTACCCAGCAAGGCCAGACGTCCAGATTTTTTCCGGTATTTCATTGCATGTTCCAAGTGGGAAAACTGCTGCTTTAGTTGGGCAAAGTGGAAGTGGGAAGTCAACAGTTATCAGTCTATTGGAGAGATTTTATGATCCCCATTCTGGTGAAGTACTCATTGATGGTGTTGATTTAAAGCAGTTGCAACTCAAGTGGATAAGGGAGAAGATTGGGCTAGTCAGTCAGGAACCTATCTTGTTTGCTACCACTATTAAGGAAAACATATCATATGGGAAAGAAGATGCTAGCGATGAGGAGATCAGGACAGCAATTGTGCTTGCTAATGCTGCAAAATTCATTGACAAACTGCCCAAGGTAagcctattttctttctttctccttttattATGGTGAAATTCCTTCATATTCAGCATGCTAGAAAAAGTTACAAATCTTCTATTTGTTAAATAGAGAAACAATTCTTCTTTCCTTATAAAGGCCTGCAATATTTGGAATGGTTGTGGTGTGTATACAGGGGCTAGACACAATGGTGGGTGAACATGGAACTCAGCTATCTGGGGGACAGAAGCAAAGAATTGCAATTGCAAGAGCCATTTTGAAGAACCCACGAATCCTTCTTCTTGATGAAGCAACAAGTGCACTAGATGCTGAGTCTGAACGCATCGTCCAAGATGCACTAGTAAATGTGATGGTAAATCGAACTACTGTAGTTGTTGCACATCGTTTGACAACTATCAGGAATGCAGATATCATAGCAGTGGTTTATCAGGGGAAAATCGTTGAGCAAGGTAACACTAAACCTGGAATTTCATCTTAGAACTTCGGACTTACTCAccaaactaaaattttcaaaaattgaatctTAGGAACTCATGGGGAGCTGATCAAGGACCCTGATGGAGCTTACACTCAGCTAGTTCACCTGCAAGAAGGAAACAGTCAAGCTAAGGATGCTCATATGGAGGACACTGATAAATTAGATAAGAGTCCTGATAATATGGACAATAGTATCGCCCGTTCTGGAAGCCAAAGATTGTCTTTATGGAGATCCATGAGCAGAGGTTCATCAAGCGGCAGGTCCTCTGTCTCACTTAGCTTTAGTGTTCCCTTCCCAATTGGTATTCCTGCGACTGAAATGGCTGGGCAGGATATTGAAAGACGTGACGGAGAAGATGAGAAGAGACGCAAAGTGTCATTGAGACGGCTGGCCTACCTGAACAAGCCTGAAGTGCCAGTTTTGCTACTTGGATCCATAGCTGCAGGAATACATGGTGTAATCTTCCCAATTTTTGGACTGTTACTCTCAACAGCCATTAAGATTTTCTTTGAGCCTCCTAATGAGCTAAAGAAAGATTCCAGGTTTTGGGCGCTTATGTTTGTGGGTCTGGGTGTCCTGACTCTGATGGTTGTTCCAGTACAGAACTACTTCTTTGGTGTTGCAGGTGGCAAATTGATACAACGAATTCGTTCCTTGTCCTTTGAGAAGGTTGTGCACCAAGAAATCAGTTGGTTTGATGACCCAGCAAATTCAAGGTGGgtctataaaaaattaatggtcAAGTGCTTAATCTTGTTGATTGTCTAACTGGGAAATTTTTGCTTATTTCAGTGGAGCAGTTGGTGCAAGGCTATCTACCGATGCTTCGAGTGTTCGCAGTCTGGTGGGTGATGCATTGGCCCTAGTAGTCCAGAACCTTACAACAGTCATAGCAGGCCTTGTCATATCATTCACAGCTAACTGGATATTGGCCTTAATAATTCTA of the Vitis vinifera cultivar Pinot Noir 40024 chromosome 10, ASM3070453v1 genome contains:
- the LOC100253815 gene encoding ABC transporter B family member 9, whose translation is MGEDGEAQAKAPARGRKADEEKVPFYKLFSFADKLDVGLMIVGTVCAMANGMTQPLMTLIFGQLINTFGDSDPSHVVHEVSRVSLKFVYLAIGSGIASLLQVSSWMVTGERQATRIRGLYLKTILRQDIAFFDTETTTGEVIGRMSGDTILIQDAMGEKVGKFIQLMSTFLGGFIIAFARGWLLSLVLLPSIPLLVISGGTMAIIMSRMSSRGQLAYAEAGNVVEQTVGAIRTVASFTGEKKAIKNYDNKLHIAYASTVQQGLASGIGLGTVLLIIFGTYGLAMWYGSKLVIERGYDGGRVINCIMAIMSGGMSLGQTSPCLNAFAAGQAAAYKMFETIKRKPQIDAYDTSGTVLEDIRGEIELKDVYFNYPARPDVQIFSGISLHVPSGKTAALVGQSGSGKSTVISLLERFYDPHSGEVLIDGVDLKQLQLKWIREKIGLVSQEPILFATTIKENISYGKEDASDEEIRTAIVLANAAKFIDKLPKGLDTMVGEHGTQLSGGQKQRIAIARAILKNPRILLLDEATSALDAESERIVQDALVNVMVNRTTVVVAHRLTTIRNADIIAVVYQGKIVEQGTHGELIKDPDGAYTQLVHLQEGNSQAKDAHMEDTDKLDKSPDNMDNSIARSGSQRLSLWRSMSRGSSSGRSSVSLSFSVPFPIGIPATEMAGQDIERRDGEDEKRRKVSLRRLAYLNKPEVPVLLLGSIAAGIHGVIFPIFGLLLSTAIKIFFEPPNELKKDSRFWALMFVGLGVLTLMVVPVQNYFFGVAGGKLIQRIRSLSFEKVVHQEISWFDDPANSSGAVGARLSTDASSVRSLVGDALALVVQNLTTVIAGLVISFTANWILALIILAVLPLVFLQGYFQMKFVKGFSADAKVMYEEASQVANDAVGSIRTVASFCAEKKVMDMYQQKCDAPMKQGVRLGLVSGAGFGFSFFALYCTNAFCFYIGAILVQHGKATFGEVFKVFFALTISAIGISQTSAMAPDTNKAKDSTATIFQLLDSKPTIDSSSNEGTTLANVKGDIEFQHVSFKYSTRPDVQIFRDLSLSIPSGKTVALVGESGSGKSTVISLIERFYNPESGRILLDGMEIQKLKLSWLRQQMGLVGQEPVLFNETIRANIAYGKEGATEDEIIAATKAANAHNFIHSLPQGYETSVGERGVQLSGGQKQRIAIARAILKDPKILLLDEATSALDAESERVVQEALDRVMVERTTVVVAHRLTTIKGADIIAVVKNGVIAEKGSHEELMSITDGPYASLVALHTTSSST